One Catharus ustulatus isolate bCatUst1 chromosome 16, bCatUst1.pri.v2, whole genome shotgun sequence genomic window, cagctcattcCAACATCTAATCACCGTTTCTGcgaagaaattcttcctaatgcccaacctaaaccttcctCAGCACAGCTTTTGCCGCCTCCGCGCCGTGCTGCGGGGCAGTCAGGGAGACAcgggcagagcccagagccccgCGGGCTGCAGGCGGCAGGAGCCATCCCACCGCACTCCGAGCCCGGGGGTGCCCCAAGGTTTTGCCCCGGCCTCGTGGGAGCGTTTCCTGAGCCGAGCCCGGGCCGAAGCGGGCCTAGACCTGGGGCCTTCTCTTCCTCCCCGCCGCTCACTCCTTACCAGCTCCCCCTCCGCGGCCGCCTCGCCGACCCCTCGGGCCATGGTGGGAGAGCGGCGGGAAGGCCTCACGGGGCGGTGAGGCCGCAGAGACCCCCTCGGGCCGAGGCTGCCGGTtcggggctgggggcggccATGGCCCCCGGCGGCACTTCCGGGTCGCGGTCACCATAGCAACCGCTGAGCGGCGCCAGCGCCCCCATGCGGCTCGGGGGAATGGCGCACGCGCACTGCCAGGGGGGAGCGGCGCTCGGCCGGGCCGCAGAGCGCGGGTGACACCAAGCGGCTCCACAGGGAGCCAAACACCCGCGGGCGGCGGAGCGACCCCTGCGAGGGCTCCGCTCCACTGCCGGGCCGGAACCTTCTGCCCGTGAGCGCCGGGACAACTCCGGGCAGGGCGCAACCGCACCGCGCGCATCACGGGCACCGGCCCGCACCCACCGCCCGCTCCCGGAGCGCGCCCGGGGCACGCCCCCTGACCACGCCCCTTGGCGCCATTGGCCACGCCCCCTTTGCGACACTCGCGGTGCGGCCGCGCCGGCCCGGGGTCGGTGTCGGTCCCGGTGTCTGTCCCggtatctgtccctctgtcggtccctctgtctgtcccggtatctgtccctctgtcgGTCCCTCTATCAGTCCCGGTGCTCCTGGCCATGTGCGACCCCCAGTCCCGGTTCGTGGcccgggcccgccgccgctTCGCCATGACCCGCGAGTGCGCCGCGCTGCTGCCCGGCGTGTGCGCCGCGCTGGCCGACCCGCGGCAGCCCGGCCTCGACGACAcctgcctggagaagctgctggactGGTTCCGCAGCCTGACGTGGTTCGGTGAGTGTCGGGGGCTGCCGGGGGCTGCTCCGAGGGGAGCGGAGATCCATCACGGAATGCAGAATGGTtcgggttggaagggaccatccAGTGCCAagtgccaaggcagggtcacctggagcaggtgacacgGGAACGGGTGTCCAGGTGGGGTTTGAGTGTCTCCACAAGTATCTGAGGTGCTGTGACACCTGGAGATGCTGTGGGTGAACCCGAATTCATCCATTCTAGCAGTGGGCAGGGCTCACCTCCTCTCAGGGAGCCGCTTTATGGGACAGGACAGTCCTGGCAGTGACTGCTGTGTCCCGGCCTCTCCCGGGCAGATCCCACTGTGGAGCTGGTGCAGGACAACCCGAGTCTGACAGAGCTCATCACCTCCGTGCTGGCCCTGCCggatcccagccccagcatcgTGTCCTTCACCCTGCAGCTAGCTGGGATCCTCGCCTCTTCCGAGAGCCGCTTCCAGCACCTGCAGGTGAGTCAGCCGccctgctgtgtgtctgtgtgctccTCCTGTATGGACAGTCCTTCAAAATGTGCGTATTCTTCTTAAGCACAGATTTATGGCTTATGTGGGACAGCTCAGTAAAAGTGATAGAGCAACAAAGACCTAAAATCACCATTCTTGTTCAGTTCTCATGTAAAGCTGCTTCTCGCTTCTGTCTCACCACAGTAGGATGTGAATGCTGATGTCCAGTGTCCCATTTTAGTTCAAAAGAGTGTATGGGGTAACACTACTTCACAGCACTCACTGCACAGTACTGGACAGATCTTGTAGATTTAAACTTCACTAACAGATGTCATTTTCCCTCCATAATAGGTTGACAGGAAATTTTTGATTCCCTGCAAAAACGAGGGAGCTTTTTAAAGCTatgttttctgcagcaggatACATTTTAGTACAAAACCCAAAAGCTTCACTCAGGGAGGAGATGTGTACAGGTGCATAAAGCAGTCTGATGGAACTGATGCACATAAGTTGTCCCTTAGcacctgaaaacaaaacagttttagTTTTGAACACTCTGGTTTGTCCATATGTTGTGTTTAAGCGTGATAATCTGAAAATTACCCATTTTAGTGATACTTCTAGCAAGAGCAGCTTTCACTACAGTACTGATACTCTCGACTCAGACagagcagcccctctgctcaCTGTTTGCTCTGTGTTGTGCCCTGTCtcagcaggagaagctgctggggaGGCTCTTTGGCCGGGAGGGGCCCCGGGGCAGCGCGGTGTGGGAGGACGCGTCGGTGCGCAGCGCCTGGCTGAAGGGTGTGCACAGCATGGTGCACcaccagcctgccctgcccttcctctgctccacaggtgagtgctgctggggctgccatctccccagctctgctgtgtccctgccattGCAGGCTCTTGCTCAGATGCCAAATGAGCAAGATGGGAGTCTTTGTTTATTTAAGATTAGAATAAGCTGTTTGtcaaaaaaaacaaagtcattGAAAGATGCTGGTTGAGTTAGTTAAGCACTAAGTTAACTTTAGTTATGcgtttttttttctcctaacaCTGCAGTGGTGCTCTTTTTAGAGGGGAAAGAATCTTCTAAAATTGCCCTTATAAATTAAGGGTTATCTGTATTCTTAATTGTAAGAAGTTGTTGTAAGGAGTTGTACTCTCCTACTAAAGGGTGCATTTCAGCCTGATTTTAGTGCAGAGAAACTAAGCAGGGGCTCATTTATCTCTTGGTGCTTGCACACATTTGCAATCCTGTTGTTATGCAGCTATTCATTACATATATGTGTAAATTCTGCTGTTAACACCAGCTTTAGATCCCATGTACAGAGGGGCCTAAAAGACTGGATTGGTATTAAAGTGCAGCACGTGCTGCTGTCCATGTGATGGAAAAGTGGTATTGATACTGCTGttcatgtttttccttcagGTTATGTCCAGAGATGGTACAGGCTCTGTCCATAAATACACACTGGGTGTGCTGTCAGATCTCCTAATGTTACTGGTGTTATATTGAAGTCAGATCCTGAGTTACTAAACCCTTGAGGAtctgaaaacagttttattttcttattcagTTTGCTTGTTCTTAAGGACTGGCTGACTTTGAGTAGAGACTATGAAATAAAGTATAAGGAAACCCCACCACCACCATTTAAAGCTTTGTGGTACCtgaatgaaagacaaaaaatggtTGGTTGTTCCTCcagtgattttgttttgttttcccacagGAAGCATGGATGTGATCTTCACTCTGCAAGGGGATCCCAGCCTGTTTGTGGCTTCAGctgccagccagctcctggtgcaCATGCTTACCTTCTCCCTAGAGTCTGAAACATCCAAAGCTCTCAGTGCCAAGGACTGTGACTGGCCAGCGTGTGCCCAGATGATTGTAAAGCACATACAAGAGTCACTTCagtccagctctgcctctcacGTTGAGCAGTCACTGAAGCTGTTGAGCAGTTTGTTTGGCAGTTGTTTTGGCAGCTGTTATGCTGCATGGACTGAAGTCCTTTGGTTAGACATAGCAAAGCAAATAGAATCCTTTCTGCTGGAGGAGACTGTTcaagcacagcctgtgctggcaaATCTTCTGCTTAATGTGGCACGGTAAGGATCTTCTGGTACCTTGGAGCCCATGCTGAGACAGATCTGTTTgccaccatgggatgggtgACACTTACTCTCTCTTCTCAGGTCCCCTGTGCTTTGTGGCACTGAAGGCAGCTTTTGGGCATTAGTAACTTCTGCTCTGGAACGCTTAACCCCAGTACAAGCAggtcctctggcagtgggacTTTTGAAGCTCTGCAAATGGTAAGATTTAATGCAATGAAATTTCTGCACTGTGCAGGTGTTTCTGCTCCATAATTCCCTGTTAGGTagtgaaaaagcagcaggaaatcaTCAGATGAATACAGCATATACAGATACTAATTTGCAAGCTAACACTTATTCTAAGGTAGAAGAACACTCTCTTGTTGACAAATATGCCTCTCCCAGCCTCCTTGCACAGGATCCCACTCTCTGTTTGCATAGCTTGATAAAGCTGCTTCTAAATTCCAGAGccatttctctgctttcagttAGCAAGGGGACCTTGGAAGAAGGCTCAGATTGTGATACTGCTTTTGTTGCTCTGTCATTGCTGGCTTGTTTAAAAGCCTGCATGAAAATCATTATCCTGCTCATTTGGGGCAGgtatttgggaaggaattgaAGTTTACTTGTGTTAACTGCTGTTTCCTCCTTGAAGCCCACAAGATGTCAGGATTCAGGCACTGACTGTTCTGCTTCAGCCAATGGACTGTATTTTGAGAGCAGCCTCCCAACCTCTGGAATGTGCAGGTACAGTTGTGACAGAAAAGTTAGAGGCCAGTCTGCTTGCCAGTATTTTAAGTGCCTGGTACAGAcaaaactggaggaaaaagagTAGGAGAAGTCAAGGACAATAGCAGTATTTAAACAGTGACAAATCCTACTGCCAGTTGCATTTGAAGGGATATTCCTACTACATCACCTGAATATCTTGGttaactttaaaaatcacagcCTTTTCTATTCATTGATGACCTGAGCTCTTCTTCTTTGGTCCTCTAGGTTTGCTGGATGAGTCTGTCAGTGATCCTGTCACTGTTGAAAGTCTTCTGTCCTCCAAGACGTCTTGTGCTGGTCTCCTGTGTCAGACCCTCGCTcacctggagaagctgctgtcTCTGGTAACAttcagagaggggaaaaaagaacctGGGAATCAAACTGGTTCTTGAGAGACAGTGTTAAGATGATTGCAAACTTTTGCAGTAGAGCATAACAGAATGAGGAGTTGGCAGTGAGAGTTTTGATAGTTAAGGAAATTTAGCACAGTGGGCTCTAAATAGGAAAGCAGAGGGATACTGAGACTCTTAAGTTTTAGATTTGTCTTGATGAGCTTTGTTAGCATGCCTTACTTGTATTGCAATTATTGATCCTGAGAAGAAACACAAATTGAACTGCTTTCCCAAGCAGTGAGAAGAATCTCCTTCCATCTGTGCCATAGTTCTTGGAAGAGAGGAAGATAATTTATTTGTAGTTATTGACATTGTGGTACCTTAAGAACTGACTAAAAGTTGCAATTTTTGCTGCCTTCTCTCCTAAAACTGTTCTGTACTTGAGGTTGTTGCTGGaaactcttttcttttctttctcactcattagaaacatttaaaagtgGATTTACCCTGTGTGTCTTTGCTGCGCTCTCTCATGACAATATTGCAATTCTGCAATGGCTCCCTGAGCCCACCTTCTCCTCTGGGAAGCACAATAAGCAGGAATTTGATCAATTGCTTCAGAGTGCAGAAGTCAGCTCTTGATGTCCTTGCAGCACTCTCAGAGAAAAAAGGTGAGTTCATCTTTGCTTTCTTAACCAAAACAATTTTACAGTTCTGTGTCTTCCTGTATTTCAGCAGGGATTTGGCTGCTCCATCTCTCATTGTTGGtcctctgggtttgttttctctgtttcagaCTGTGACACACTCATAGGAAGTCTCTTTGATGTCCTTCTGGCATATCTGCAGAGTCCAAACACCAGCCCTACTGTGAGTATAGAGCTAGGGAGAGATCCAAGTCTATTAGCTAACCCCGATGGGGTGTAATTCTGAGAAAGAGTCTGACTGCAGTTGTTTCCTAGCACACTTTGAATTAGAATATGTAGGACACTTGTCCTGGGTGGCTTCCAGAAAATAGCTAAAATTGTAATGAGCAAGTAACTTAGCAGTAAATTGAGAGTTCTTGAGGAGACAGGAGCCATCATGTCTAAGAGCATCACTCATACTCAACTTGACATAGTCATGAAGTATTGGATTCTTTTTATTAAGgggatttggttttttctttgttttgtttgaatgaCTCTGATGGCAGCTGCAAATCCAAAGCTGGAGGTACTAGAACTTAGTAATACTAGGCTGAACACAGGAATTTTCCAGGTGTTTgttagaaattatatttaagcACCATTTATTTATGGCTGGCTTCTTAGTAAGGAGGCACATGCACTTGTTTACTCTGAGAATTTCTCTGTAAGTTCGAGGTTAAAATGGATTTTACCTTTAAAGGCATAAAGGCAACACTGCCTCCTCCTGTAGTAAAGCCAATCTGCTTTCCATTGTTTCAGGTTCTAAAGAAAACCTTTCAAGCTACATCCAAGTGGTTGGTGCACTTGCAAGGACTGCCCTCCAACAGTCAGCAGCAACAAACTGAGAAGATTTTGGAAGGTAACAAAGCTGGTCCAGCTGGGACAAACAGTGACACACATAAATCTGCTCCTGCCTATCTTTCCTGCTCAAAGCACTGGATTCACTTGTTCACAATTATGTTAAATTTAAGTTTGGATGCCCAAATAGTGCTTTGCAGAACTCTGGGAGAAGcacacaacagcagcaaaagggATTGTATCAGATGAAGTGATGTAGAGGTTGTACAGTGAGCTCTTCAGTAAGGCTTGTTACCTCCTCATGTCCATTCAGGTTtgccattttccttttacagGTGTGTTTCTGGTGCTGCAGAAACGTTTGTGCAGTCCTTGCTGGGAAGTAAGAGATTCTTCCCTGGAGTTCCTCACTGCCATGGTTAAGTGCTTGAGAGGTAGGTGCAAAAATTTAATAGTTCATATTTGAGGAGTATTTCTTTTGGTTCTATGAAAGTCAGTTGGGCTGGTGAAGCATCTTCTGACCTGTAACTGGAGGgctgagaagagaaagaagtgtCAAGATTTTTACTCTGAGATCATGATCAAAAtcttacaaaaatattaataaacttACCCTGCTTTTTCTGTTGAACTCAGATTGCTGTACCTGCCTTAATGGCAGTTTTGGTGAGTTAAACTGAGAGGTGTTGAGACATGTCTGTCAAGGCAGTGACACTGCTCAATGGCAGATAATACTTTCTGGTTTTCAGTTTGCTGTGCACTGGAGTCTGGTTTCTTTCAGCAGGTTGGGGGTTGGGCTTTAGGAGACTAAAAGCCTAGACCTGCTTTATATGCTTGGGATTAATGACTGGTTTTCTGCCTTACTGATAGCTCAGGCTTTGCAGCATGTAGCACTGAGGCAATACTGATTTTCCTGTGGTAGCTCTGTGATATTGAGGGGAGGGGAATGTTGTCTTCTGCTCTTGTCCCCAGGTCACAAAAGAAGTATCCAGCACGCTCAGCTGCATTAGCACTTtaccctgcagcccctctcagtgctgcagttacttttgttttctctgccaCATGCCTAACAACAGAAAGCAAgactattttttcctcctttaagCAAAGGCATGAATTTGATGGGGCTGGAACCATGTCCCCACTTGCCCGCagaaagttttttctttctgctgaagCAACTCTAAGTGCAATTGTCCAAGTCCCAGTGTCTGTCAGGGCTTGACTaaaagctgctgggagaggggcagccTGACACAGAACATCTGCCTGGTCCTTGCGGTGGCTTCTCTCTCCAGtagctgtccctgcaggcagtggCCATCCTTGAGTGTTTGCATTGAAACAGCTTCATGCTCAGAGGGAACAAACTCCCACTTCTTTGGATTGCTGTCTTGTTTACAGACCAGAATGAGTTCAGGCAGTGTCTGCTGTCCTCAGAGGTGCTGAGGCTCACAGAAAACCTGCTGGAGGACCCAGAGAGCTACGTGCGAGCGAGCGCCGTGACTGCGGTGGGACACCTGGCCCCCATTACTTGCTTTGCTCCAGAGTCACCTGTCACAGGCAGTCAATATAACAAAGAGGTAAAATAACCTTTCCTCCACGAGCAGAATTCCCATCACTTTACTGCTGTACTGCTTATAACTTTCTTCACAAGTTACCTGCTCATGCAGGCAGATTGCACAGCCTGTAATGACAAGATTTTTTCACCACTGCTGTTCTTGTTTCTTTGTGTTCTCCTCACAGtgctttctcttttgtctttttgcaCCTAGAGCATTATAGCAAAGCTTCAGGAAATCTTGTCAACAGACTCAGAGGGCTTTCCTAGGAGGGCTGTGATCAGCATCTTCACCAAGTGGCTGAGAGAAGGCTGCACAGGTCGGCTGGAAGATACAGAGCAGTTTGTCTCTAGAGTCATCCAGACTGTGGAGCACGACTTGGACTGGGAAGTCAGACTTGGTGGTTTGGAGCTGGTTGAAGTTTTCTGTAGTCAGGCCATTTGCCAGCTTTCCCAGTGTCCCTATGCTCCTGTCTCCTCTGCAGTCACAAGTTCCACCCctcagaaggagctgctgcaggtgttcTGTCGAGCAAAGCTGTTTGGGTTCTTGTTTGGATCTTTGTGTGACTGTGACAAACCCGTGGGGCAGAGAGCCTGTGATGTGCTGGTTGGCTTGAGAGGTCATTTCTACCCCATGAGTACTTTGGAGAATCCACAAGAGGTTGAAGATTCACCTGCAGGACGTGGCATTGCCTGGTTACAGAGGACACTGAGACAGGGTTCTCTGGCTCAGAACTTGCCCACAGATGGTGGTGATGGGGTGGATTTCCAGGATCCAGAGAGCATGATGTTAGCTTTGGGAGCAATAGACTTACTGGAGCTGCATGATGAGCTAAATAAAAGTAGTGACCATGTGGAGGAAAGCCCTCAGTCCCTCTTACAGGACATCCTTGCTACTGTGGGGACCATAGAGGATAATGAAGTTGACTGTTACTGAACACAGCTTTTGCTCTGTGGGAGCAGTGCTTAAGCAGTTTTCTTCTTCTGGAGAAGGATGGGTTGTAAGCTGTTAAATGAGTTAGAAAATCTTTGCTTTAAtactgatgattttttttttgttaaaaagtgTCATCTCCAATAAactgttgtttctttttcaaagtaaaaacaTTGGGAATggcatttgttctttttttaaagttgttgtCTTTTAAGAAAGCACCAGACCATGCCTACATAaggaagcattttaaaaaaacaaaggagtGACTGAAAACAAACTGTTGCAGGCTCCTTTAGAGCCAGAGTAGCTAAAACTGATGGAGACTGGTTTTAAGGGACGCTTGTTTTGACCTTTCTGTATTTATTCTAAAAACAGAGCTTTCAGCTTCCCTTGTGCATTTTGAGGTCTAGAGCAGAAGGTGGCATTTAAGGAGTCAAAAGCTGATCATCCTCAGCATTACAAATTTTCTCCTATAGATCACAGACTTGTTTGATCTCAGCAGTGACACCAACATGCTGACTTTGTTTTAATTGAAGCCAGAAGCAAGTccattttgctgatttttttccaagtgctgCTATTTTCCATTCCTGAAGTGCTCAGATAGTTTCTAACTTTTGAGAGAAACTTACACTTAAAGCTTTTTCAAGTTCAGTTTTGGTAACAATTAGAAACTAGCAACAtgattttctgaggaaaattaGGCAGTTTTATAAAAACTTGGGGAAGAGTGCAGTTTGTAACTTGCTCCAGTATCTTGCCATGTGATAAAAAACTTTTTGCAACCtagaaaaagccccaaaccaaaCAGCACCTTTAGAGTAGATCAAACCATGGTGGGTTCTTTTCCAGCACTGAGGGGTTACTGAGCATCCTTTTGCCTCCTGAGTCTGTGGAGAGGCAGGAACATGACA contains:
- the BRAT1 gene encoding BRCA1-associated ATM activator 1 isoform X2, giving the protein MCDPQSRFVARARRRFAMTRECAALLPGVCAALADPRQPGLDDTCLEKLLDWFRSLTWFDPTVELVQDNPSLTELITSVLALPDPSPSIVSFTLQLAGILASSESRFQHLQEKLLGRLFGREGPRGSAVWEDASVRSAWLKGVHSMVHHQPALPFLCSTGSMDVIFTLQGDPSLFVASAASQLLVHMLTFSLESETSKALSAKDCDWPACAQMIVKHIQESLQSSSASHVEQSLKLLSSLFGSCFGSCYAAWTEVLWLDIAKQIESFLLEETVQAQPVLANLLLNVARSPVLCGTEGSFWALVTSALERLTPVQAGPLAVGLLKLCKCPQDVRIQALTVLLQPMDCILRAASQPLECAGLLDESVSDPVTVESLLSSKTSCAGLLCQTLAHLEKLLSLKHLKVDLPCVSLLRSLMTILQFCNGSLSPPSPLGSTISRNLINCFRVQKSALDVLAALSEKKDCDTLIGSLFDVLLAYLQSPNTSPTVLKKTFQATSKWLVHLQGLPSNSQQQQTEKILEGVFLVLQKRLCSPCWEVRDSSLEFLTAMVKCLRDQNEFRQCLLSSEVLRLTENLLEDPESYVRASAVTAVGHLAPITCFAPESPVTGSQYNKESIIAKLQEILSTDSEGFPRRAVISIFTKWLREGCTGRLEDTEQFVSRVIQTVEHDLDWEVRLGGLELVEVFCSQAICQLSQCPYAPVSSAVTSSTPQKELLQVFCRAKLFGFLFGSLCDCDKPVGQRACDVLVGLRGHFYPMSTLENPQEVEDSPAGRGIAWLQRTLRQGSLAQNLPTDGGDGVDFQDPESMMLALGAIDLLELHDELNKSSDHVEESPQSLLQDILATVGTIEDNEVDCY
- the BRAT1 gene encoding BRCA1-associated ATM activator 1 isoform X1; the protein is MCDPQSRFVARARRRFAMTRECAALLPGVCAALADPRQPGLDDTCLEKLLDWFRSLTWFDPTVELVQDNPSLTELITSVLALPDPSPSIVSFTLQLAGILASSESRFQHLQQEKLLGRLFGREGPRGSAVWEDASVRSAWLKGVHSMVHHQPALPFLCSTGSMDVIFTLQGDPSLFVASAASQLLVHMLTFSLESETSKALSAKDCDWPACAQMIVKHIQESLQSSSASHVEQSLKLLSSLFGSCFGSCYAAWTEVLWLDIAKQIESFLLEETVQAQPVLANLLLNVARSPVLCGTEGSFWALVTSALERLTPVQAGPLAVGLLKLCKCPQDVRIQALTVLLQPMDCILRAASQPLECAGLLDESVSDPVTVESLLSSKTSCAGLLCQTLAHLEKLLSLKHLKVDLPCVSLLRSLMTILQFCNGSLSPPSPLGSTISRNLINCFRVQKSALDVLAALSEKKDCDTLIGSLFDVLLAYLQSPNTSPTVLKKTFQATSKWLVHLQGLPSNSQQQQTEKILEGVFLVLQKRLCSPCWEVRDSSLEFLTAMVKCLRDQNEFRQCLLSSEVLRLTENLLEDPESYVRASAVTAVGHLAPITCFAPESPVTGSQYNKESIIAKLQEILSTDSEGFPRRAVISIFTKWLREGCTGRLEDTEQFVSRVIQTVEHDLDWEVRLGGLELVEVFCSQAICQLSQCPYAPVSSAVTSSTPQKELLQVFCRAKLFGFLFGSLCDCDKPVGQRACDVLVGLRGHFYPMSTLENPQEVEDSPAGRGIAWLQRTLRQGSLAQNLPTDGGDGVDFQDPESMMLALGAIDLLELHDELNKSSDHVEESPQSLLQDILATVGTIEDNEVDCY